A DNA window from Hevea brasiliensis isolate MT/VB/25A 57/8 chromosome 2, ASM3005281v1, whole genome shotgun sequence contains the following coding sequences:
- the LOC110643316 gene encoding formin-like protein 4, with translation MALLLNMSCPCFFSHLLFVFFVYALVPFSSCQSNSQNIETFYPFPVPSPSPAPSPANSNKPNSSFLPPGKSPSPQPSALPLPEPRSSSSTTVAKAVAATAVSTFVVATLLFFFIQRYVVARRRTKRVDAISGGGKPPPPVLDYDKFSQVDGSLKGVIVDENGLDMLYWRKLEEENKNESFQKEDTEEDDDDGETAQARNGRRKNSQPIQEIPLLRGKSSVSQDNKVGPEIGSPDRFMAPSINPQSEMVVKAIEKSNLTSQTSNLSHLLPPPSAAPPLPPLPPPLSPLPPPPAMAIPAKQQNAPPPPPPTPPIPAKKNNATPPPPPIPAKKNNSTPPPPPPPPIPAKKSTTPPPPPPPKAAGFASSSKIPPVAEGMPNKGKPGESSTGEGRAGNGNGQVKLKPLHWDKVNKNTDHSMVWDNIGGGSFRFDDNLMEALFGYVATNRRSPNEGVISDPKNQKGSLPAQIAILDVRKSQNIAIVLKSLGISREEILDSLTDGQGLNAETLEKLMRIAPTKEQEFQILEFDGDLSRLAYAEFFLYNLLKAVPSAFTRLDAMLFRLNYDSEILQFKESLQTLELGCKELRNRGLFIKLLEAILKAGNRLNAGTSRGNAQAFNLTSLRKLSDVKSTNGKTTLLQFIVEEVVRSEGKRCVINRNRSLSRSSNSSRSSNSSISSANVASREEREKEYIMLGLPMVGGLSSEFSNVKKAAQIDYEAFAGTCSALTARIAEVRMTTSQCADNGEGAFAREMKGFIEAAEEELKVLKDEQMRTMELVKKTTDYYQTGASKNKESHPLQLFLIIKDFLNMVDHVCVEIARNVQKRKTPSSSLGSSPKSPAASPMPVRFPNLPEHFFQEKSSSSSSGSDTDF, from the exons ATGGCTCTTCTCTTGAACATGAGCTGCCCATGCTTCTTTTCCCACCTTCTCTTCGTCTTCTTCGTCTATGCTCTTGTTCCTTTCTCTTCTTGCCAATCCAATTCTCAGAATATTGAAACTTTCTATCCTTTTCCAGTTCCGTCTCCGTCTCCTGCACCTTCACCTGCCAATTCTAATAAACCCAACTCTTCTTTTTTGCCTCCTGGAAAATCACCTTCTCCACAACCGTCAGCACTGCCTCTTCCGGAACCCAGGTCCTCCTCGAGTACAACAGTTGCCAAGGCAGTAGCTGCTACTGCGGTGAGCACTTTTGTCGTCGCCACcttgctcttctttttcatccaGAGGTATGTAGTTGCACGCCGCAGGACAAAGAGAGTAGATGCTATTTCTGGTGGAGGGAAGCCTCCGCCTCCGGTGCTTGATTACGATAAGTTTTCGCAAGTTGATGGTAGTCTTAAGGGTGTGATTGTTGATGAGAATGGGTTGGATATGCTTTATTGGAGAAAActtgaagaggaaaacaagaatgAAAGTTTTCAGAAAGAAGACACAGAAGAAGACGATGATGATGGTGAGACGGCTCAAGCAAGAAATGGGCGGCGCAAGAACTCTCAGCCCATACAAGAAATTCCTTTACTTCGAGGGAAGTCATCCGTTTCCCAGGATAATAAAGTTGGGCCAGAAATTGGTAGTCCTGACAGATTTATGGCCCCCAGCATTAATCCTCAATCTGAGATGGTCGTTAAGGCCattgaaaaatcaaatttaacaagtCAAACATCAAATCTTTCTCATCTCCTTCCACCACCATCAGCAGCGCCACCTCTGCCGCCGCTGCCGCCACCTCTGTCTCCGCTGCCGCCACCACCTGCAATGGCAATTCCAGCTAAACAA CAAaatgcaccaccaccaccacctccaaccCCTCCAATCCCAGCAAAGAAAAATAATGCaacacctccaccacctccaatcccagcaaagaaaaataattcaacaccacctccacctccaccacctccaatCCCAGCAAAGAAAAGTACTACGCCACCCCCACCTCCGCCACCCAAGGCAGCTGGTTTTGCTTCGTCTTCAAAAATACCTCCGGTGGCTGAAGGGATGCCAAATAAGGGTAAACCAGGGGAGTCTTCAACTGGAGAAGGCAGGGCAGGAAACGGGAATGGCCAGGTAAAACTGAAGCCATTGCATTGGGATAAAGTAAACAAGAATACTGATCATTCCATGGTGTGGGACAATATTGGTGGTGGCTCCTTCAG GTTCGATGACAATCTAATGGAAGCCCTGTTTGGATACGTTGCCACCAACCGAAGATCCCCCAATGAAGGAGTCATAAGCGATCCAAAGAACCAGAAAGGAAGCCTACCAGCACAAATTGCTATTCTTGATGTCAGGAAATCCCAGAACATAGCAATTGTGCTCAAATCTCTAGGCATCTCACGGGAAGAAATACTTGATTCCTTAACTGATGGACAAGGTCTGAATGCAGAGACACTTGAAAAGCTAATGAGAATTGCTCCAACCAAAGAACAAGAATTTCAAATTCTTGAATTCGATGGAGACCTCAGTAGACTTGCATATGCTGAGTTTTTCCTCTACAATCTCTTGAAAGCTGTTCCATCAGCTTTTACTCGCCTTGATGCTATGCTTTTCAGACTAAATTATGATTCAGAGATCCTCCAGTTCAAAGAATCTTTGCAAACACTTGAATTAGGCTGCAAGGAGCTTAGAAATAGAGGACTCTTCATTAAACTTTTAGAAGCAATCCTCAAGGCTGGTAATCGCTTGAATGCAGGGACTTCAAGAGGAAATGCACAAGCATTCAATTTAACTTCTCTTCGAAAGTTATCCGATGTTAAAAGCACCAATGGAAAAACTACTCTACTTCAATTTATTGTTGAGGAGGTTGTCCGTTCAGAGGGAAAACGCTGTGTAATCAACAGAAACCGAAGCTTGAGTCGAAGCAGCAATAGCAGCAGAAGCAGCAATAGCAGCATAAGTTCAGCTAATGTAGCATCAAGGGAGGAAAGGGAGAAGGAATATATAATGCTGGGATTACCAATGGTAGGAGGTCTCAGTTCTGAATTCTCTAATGTAAAGAAAGCAGCCCAAATAGATTATGAGGCCTTTGCAGGCACTTGCTCAGCTCTCACAGCTCGCATAGCAGAAGTTAGGATGACCACGTCGCAGTGTGCTGATAATGGGGAAGGAGCATTTGCAAGAGAGATGAAAGGTTTTATTGAAGCAGCAGAGGAAGAACTTAAGGTTTTGAAAGATGAGCAAATGAGGACAATGGAGCTTGTAAAGAAAACAACAGACTATTATCAAACAGGAGCTTCCAAGAACAAAGAATCACATCCACTTCAactatttctcataattaaagacTTCCTAAACATGGTTGATCACGTCTGCGTCGAAATTGCTCGAAATGTCCAAAAAAGGAAAACACCCTCTTCAAGTCTTGGCTCCTCACCCAAGTCACCAGCAGCATCACCGATGCCAGTGAGGTTCCCAAACTTGCCTGAACATTTCTTTCAGGAAAAATCTAGTAGCAGTTCAAGTGGATCAGACACTGATTTTTGA